The proteins below come from a single Prolixibacter sp. NT017 genomic window:
- a CDS encoding 4Fe-4S dicluster domain-containing protein has product MRYAMAVDSKKCVGCSDCVVACQTENNVPIGYARDWVREINHGIYPELHTELRSERCNHCDNAPCVRSCPTGASHYAEGGIVKVAEEKCIGCSACIISCPYDARYIHPKGYVDKCTFCDHRVKDGEDPACVAVCPTKCLYFGDLDDPNSEMSTLLRVRKYKTLIPEAGTDPQLYILV; this is encoded by the coding sequence ATGAGATATGCAATGGCTGTTGACAGCAAAAAATGCGTGGGATGTAGCGACTGCGTGGTAGCTTGTCAGACTGAAAATAATGTGCCCATCGGCTATGCCCGTGATTGGGTGCGCGAAATCAACCATGGTATTTATCCGGAGTTACATACCGAATTGCGTTCGGAGCGTTGTAACCACTGTGATAATGCGCCATGTGTACGAAGTTGTCCGACCGGGGCAAGTCATTATGCCGAAGGTGGTATTGTGAAGGTAGCCGAAGAGAAATGTATTGGCTGTAGTGCCTGCATCATTTCGTGTCCTTACGACGCCCGGTATATTCACCCGAAAGGGTATGTCGACAAATGTACTTTCTGTGATCACCGCGTAAAAGACGGTGAAGATCCGGCTTGTGTGGCGGTTTGTCCTACCAAGTGTCTCTATTTCGGTGACCTCGATGATCCAAATTCCGAGATGTCGACACTTCTTCGTGTACGAAAGTATAAAACATTGATTCCGGAAGCGGGAACCGATCCGCAGCTTTATATCTTAGTCTAA
- a CDS encoding YeeE/YedE thiosulfate transporter family protein: MGPLTVYEIISANTNLVLAFVIGIGFGFVLENSGFSSSRKLAGMFYGYDTTVLKVFFTAAITAMVGTLIFALLGWLDLSVIYINPTYLWSAILGGAVMGAGFILGGFCPGTAFCALSIGKLDALAFIGGLFIGVFLFTEAYPVFEGIYKAEFMGAPFVYDALGMSRGVFAAILIIAAFGMFWLGEWSERKFPRDEY, encoded by the coding sequence ATGGGACCATTAACGGTATATGAAATTATATCAGCCAATACCAATCTGGTGTTAGCATTTGTCATCGGCATTGGTTTTGGCTTTGTACTCGAAAACAGTGGATTTTCTTCATCACGGAAACTGGCTGGTATGTTCTACGGCTACGACACCACTGTATTGAAAGTATTCTTTACAGCTGCCATCACAGCGATGGTGGGCACACTTATTTTCGCTCTTCTCGGCTGGCTCGATTTGAGCGTAATCTACATCAACCCTACTTACTTGTGGTCGGCCATTCTTGGTGGCGCGGTGATGGGAGCCGGATTTATTCTGGGCGGCTTTTGCCCTGGGACCGCTTTCTGCGCCCTGTCGATTGGTAAGCTGGATGCACTGGCCTTCATTGGCGGACTCTTCATTGGTGTGTTTCTTTTCACGGAAGCTTATCCCGTTTTCGAAGGAATATACAAGGCCGAGTTTATGGGAGCGCCGTTTGTTTACGATGCGCTCGGAATGTCACGTGGCGTATTTGCCGCTATCCTGATCATCGCTGCATTTGGAATGTTCTGGCTGGGAGAATGGTCGGAGCGGAAATTCCCGCGCGATGAGTATTGA
- a CDS encoding MOSC domain-containing protein: MEQIVVKSVNISEKKGTIKLPADRIKLDFHGVQGDAHAGSWHRQVSLLGTESIDKFSEEAGRKITFGEFAENITTEGALLYEMRPFDRLVGEHVELEVTQIGKKCHGDNCSIFREVGNCVMPKEGIFARVLKSGHVQEGDVLTYQPRIFKALVITLSDRASKGEYEDKSGPLLAKLLTDFFTGEKRMVEVEIIVIPDEAPVLQYRLQEARETGVDMVFTTGGTGIGPRDMTPDVVAEMLDKELPGIMEMIRMKYGAEKPNALLSRGVAGVMGRTLVFTLPGSPKAVHEYCTEIFRILNHAFLMLAGIDGH; this comes from the coding sequence ATGGAACAGATTGTCGTAAAATCAGTCAATATTTCTGAAAAGAAGGGAACTATTAAACTTCCGGCCGACCGGATTAAGTTGGATTTTCATGGTGTACAGGGCGATGCTCATGCCGGAAGCTGGCACCGCCAGGTAAGTCTGCTCGGAACGGAGAGCATCGATAAGTTTTCGGAAGAAGCCGGAAGGAAGATTACTTTTGGCGAGTTTGCGGAAAATATTACCACGGAAGGAGCCTTGCTGTACGAGATGCGCCCATTCGATCGGTTGGTGGGAGAGCACGTTGAATTGGAGGTAACTCAGATTGGGAAAAAATGCCACGGCGATAATTGTTCCATCTTCCGCGAGGTTGGTAATTGCGTGATGCCCAAGGAAGGTATATTCGCCCGTGTATTGAAAAGTGGGCACGTACAGGAAGGTGACGTGCTGACATATCAACCACGCATTTTCAAGGCGTTGGTTATTACCCTCAGCGATAGGGCTTCGAAAGGAGAGTATGAAGACAAAAGCGGTCCGCTACTGGCAAAATTACTGACAGATTTTTTTACAGGCGAAAAGCGAATGGTGGAAGTGGAAATCATCGTCATTCCCGATGAAGCTCCGGTGTTGCAATATCGTTTACAAGAGGCACGGGAAACCGGTGTCGATATGGTTTTTACGACCGGTGGTACAGGAATCGGCCCACGCGATATGACACCAGACGTGGTTGCAGAGATGTTGGATAAAGAGCTGCCGGGCATTATGGAGATGATACGCATGAAATACGGAGCTGAAAAACCTAATGCATTGTTGAGCCGCGGTGTAGCTGGTGTGATGGGAAGAACACTGGTTTTTACCTTGCCGGGAAGTCCTAAAGCGGTGCATGAATACTGTACGGAGATCTTCCGGATTCTCAATCATGCGTTTTTAATGTTGGCCGGAATTGATGGGCATTGA
- the moaC gene encoding cyclic pyranopterin monophosphate synthase MoaC → MEKGKLSHTDEQGRARMVDVSDKPVQKRRAVASGKILLQPETVRLVKENQMRKGDVITVAEIAGIQAAKRTHELIPLCHPLQLSKVKVTCTLTEGGVEAVGEVICSGQTGVEMEALTAVQVALLTVYDMCKAVDKKMVMQDIRLNEKTKE, encoded by the coding sequence ATGGAAAAGGGAAAATTGTCACATACCGATGAACAGGGACGTGCCCGTATGGTCGATGTATCGGATAAGCCGGTTCAAAAAAGGAGAGCGGTTGCCTCGGGTAAAATTTTGCTACAGCCCGAAACGGTCCGGTTGGTAAAAGAAAACCAGATGAGGAAAGGAGATGTGATTACCGTTGCTGAAATTGCTGGCATCCAGGCGGCCAAACGAACGCATGAGCTCATTCCGCTTTGTCATCCATTGCAGCTTAGCAAAGTGAAAGTGACTTGTACACTCACCGAAGGAGGCGTGGAAGCCGTCGGCGAAGTGATTTGTAGTGGACAAACAGGTGTGGAGATGGAAGCGTTGACGGCCGTTCAGGTTGCGTTACTCACGGTTTATGATATGTGTAAAGCAGTTGACAAAAAAATGGTCATGCAGGATATCCGGTTGAACGAAAAGACAAAAGAGTAA
- a CDS encoding rhodanese-like domain-containing protein, with translation MNMRLKLAMVFIPLGLFIAAIPESKTKAVKSSPDKILSEVRTNSHLITTDAVADMLIQKDPSMVLIDVRSKGEFDAYHIPGAINIPIDNILADEWSGYFDQSAKMNVLYSNGNSKATEAWMLLRQKGYKSNYVMQGGMNYWAETIMNPEKPASTSPDDEIAKYDFRKAAGGVLGGGAIAPAKTQAAAPAPAPVPKRPKKKRAAGGC, from the coding sequence ATGAACATGAGATTAAAACTGGCGATGGTGTTCATTCCGTTAGGACTGTTCATTGCTGCCATTCCCGAATCGAAAACCAAGGCTGTAAAATCCAGCCCGGATAAAATACTGAGTGAGGTGCGAACCAATTCTCATCTCATCACTACCGATGCGGTAGCAGATATGCTGATTCAAAAAGATCCGAGCATGGTTCTGATTGATGTACGCAGCAAAGGTGAGTTTGACGCTTATCACATTCCCGGCGCTATCAATATTCCGATTGACAATATTCTGGCTGATGAGTGGTCTGGCTATTTCGATCAATCGGCCAAAATGAATGTGCTGTATTCCAATGGCAACAGCAAAGCTACCGAAGCGTGGATGTTGTTGCGTCAAAAAGGGTACAAAAGCAACTATGTGATGCAGGGTGGAATGAACTACTGGGCCGAAACCATCATGAATCCCGAGAAGCCTGCATCAACCAGTCCGGATGATGAAATTGCCAAATACGATTTCCGGAAGGCTGCCGGCGGTGTATTAGGTGGTGGAGCGATTGCTCCTGCCAAAACACAAGCAGCTGCACCGGCTCCGGCACCGGTTCCCAAGCGTCCAAAGAAAAAGCGGGCTGCTGGTGGATGTTAA
- the prmC gene encoding peptide chain release factor N(5)-glutamine methyltransferase — protein sequence MKRLFDHIREKLSGRYEPTECESISFLIFEHVLGYSRLQVHLKKDDTIPDAKVTEIEEILNRLVDGEPIQYILGKADFYGLTFTVNPHVLIPRQETEELVDWIINDNKLPEPTILDIGTGSGCIPVALAKNLPDAEVFAYDISAEALKVANQNADNNHVDIRAQKVDILYWEAASVDKTFDIIVSNPPYVKDEEKSLMLEHVLSHEPHLALFVSDNDPLIFYSRIAEFAQQHLSQEGKLYFEINEALGKQTALLLREKGFPKVTLRKDINGKDRMICATR from the coding sequence GTTATGAACCGACCGAATGTGAAAGTATTTCTTTTCTGATTTTTGAGCATGTTCTCGGATATAGTCGTCTTCAGGTTCACCTGAAAAAAGATGATACCATTCCGGATGCTAAGGTAACGGAAATTGAAGAAATTCTGAACCGCCTTGTTGACGGGGAGCCCATCCAGTACATTTTAGGAAAAGCTGATTTCTATGGCCTGACGTTCACGGTCAATCCTCATGTGTTGATTCCACGGCAGGAAACCGAAGAGTTAGTGGATTGGATCATCAATGACAACAAACTCCCGGAACCAACGATTCTGGACATTGGAACCGGAAGCGGCTGCATTCCAGTCGCCCTGGCTAAAAATCTTCCTGATGCTGAAGTTTTTGCTTATGATATTTCTGCGGAAGCTTTAAAGGTTGCGAATCAAAATGCAGATAATAATCATGTAGACATTCGCGCACAAAAGGTCGACATACTTTACTGGGAAGCGGCTTCTGTTGACAAAACTTTTGACATCATCGTAAGCAATCCACCCTATGTAAAAGATGAGGAAAAATCCCTAATGCTGGAGCATGTGCTGAGCCACGAGCCTCATTTGGCACTTTTCGTTTCCGATAATGACCCGCTGATTTTTTACAGCCGTATTGCTGAATTTGCACAACAACATCTTTCCCAGGAAGGGAAGCTTTATTTTGAAATCAATGAAGCATTAGGAAAACAGACCGCATTGCTATTAAGAGAAAAGGGATTTCCGAAAGTGACATTAAGAAAAGACATCAACGGGAAAGACCGGATGATTTGCGCCACCCGGTAA
- the glp gene encoding gephyrin-like molybdotransferase Glp — MISIEEALQIVQDNAVVLGIESVEMPEATGRVLAEDVFSDVNMPPFNKSAMDGYACRKEDLPRPLKVLGEIPAGSFQTFTIGQGECVKIMTGAPVPESADVVIMKEFVEILDNDHIRYTKEGSASNICLLGEDVQKGDRVLSAGTLIRPEHIAVLAGVGKTTVEVYCRPKVAVMTTGSELVEPTEKPSAGQIRNSNGPQMVAQLRSMNFPVEYSGIVEDTPEATQLAIQNALLENDVILLSGGVSVGDYDFVPQVLKELGFTILTTVMAAKPGKHTLFARKGKKYVLGLPGNPVSSYVQLEVIGKELLYNLMGTSFTPFRIKAQLTVDFRRKKSNRYEFLPVIISPSGEVELLPYHGSAHIHALTGANALMEIPVGTSEINKGESVYVRPL, encoded by the coding sequence ATGATTTCAATTGAAGAAGCGCTGCAAATCGTGCAGGATAATGCGGTAGTGCTGGGCATTGAAAGTGTGGAGATGCCGGAAGCTACCGGTCGTGTTTTGGCCGAAGATGTTTTTTCGGATGTAAACATGCCACCCTTCAACAAGTCGGCGATGGATGGTTATGCTTGTCGTAAAGAAGACCTTCCGCGACCATTGAAAGTGCTGGGCGAAATCCCTGCCGGTAGTTTTCAGACTTTTACTATCGGTCAGGGAGAGTGCGTCAAAATCATGACCGGTGCGCCGGTTCCCGAAAGTGCAGACGTGGTAATTATGAAGGAGTTTGTGGAGATTTTGGACAATGACCACATTCGTTACACCAAAGAAGGCAGTGCAAGCAATATTTGTCTTCTGGGCGAAGATGTCCAAAAAGGTGACAGGGTATTGAGTGCCGGCACATTGATCCGTCCGGAACATATCGCTGTTTTGGCAGGCGTCGGGAAAACAACAGTTGAGGTGTATTGCAGACCGAAGGTAGCCGTGATGACGACTGGAAGCGAATTGGTTGAGCCAACAGAAAAGCCATCTGCCGGGCAAATCCGGAATAGTAACGGACCTCAAATGGTCGCTCAGCTTCGTTCGATGAATTTTCCGGTTGAATACTCCGGAATCGTTGAGGATACACCTGAGGCAACCCAATTGGCCATCCAAAATGCTTTGCTGGAAAACGATGTAATTCTTCTTTCCGGAGGAGTTTCGGTTGGCGATTACGATTTTGTTCCGCAAGTGTTGAAAGAACTTGGGTTTACCATTTTAACTACCGTGATGGCAGCCAAACCCGGCAAGCATACGTTATTCGCCCGAAAGGGGAAAAAGTATGTGCTCGGTTTGCCCGGAAATCCGGTTTCTTCGTATGTCCAGTTAGAGGTGATTGGAAAAGAGTTACTCTATAATCTGATGGGAACTTCTTTTACACCATTTCGAATCAAAGCTCAGCTCACGGTCGATTTCAGGAGGAAGAAAAGCAATCGCTACGAATTTTTGCCGGTGATTATTTCTCCTTCCGGGGAAGTGGAGCTGCTTCCGTATCACGGTTCAGCACACATACATGCACTTACTGGTGCCAATGCTTTGATGGAAATCCCGGTAGGAACAAGCGAAATCAATAAAGGAGAAAGCGTTTATGTTCGACCGTTATAA
- a CDS encoding YeeE/YedE thiosulfate transporter family protein, translating to MMNLDKSKKYWNPYFGGVMLGLVLLAAIYTAGRGLGASGAVKSVLLTGMEAVAPSHVENTPFYKEYFASHSGNPMKSWLVFEMLGLVVGGFVSGAMAGRLKFKVEHSPKITSRKRIIFAVLGGIFFGLGSQLGRGCTSGAALSGMAVLSLGGFITMIFIFGTAFALAYFVRKLWI from the coding sequence ATGATGAATCTGGATAAAAGTAAAAAGTATTGGAATCCATACTTCGGAGGCGTGATGCTTGGTTTGGTTCTGCTGGCTGCTATCTATACAGCCGGGCGTGGACTTGGAGCCAGCGGCGCGGTAAAAAGTGTGCTCTTAACCGGAATGGAAGCGGTTGCTCCGTCACATGTCGAAAACACTCCGTTCTATAAGGAATATTTTGCGTCTCACTCGGGCAATCCGATGAAATCGTGGCTGGTATTTGAAATGCTGGGCCTCGTAGTCGGAGGTTTTGTTTCCGGAGCGATGGCGGGACGACTGAAGTTCAAAGTGGAACATAGTCCGAAAATTACCAGCCGTAAGCGTATCATCTTCGCCGTATTGGGCGGAATATTCTTCGGTCTGGGCTCGCAGCTCGGTCGCGGATGTACGAGTGGTGCTGCATTGAGCGGTATGGCGGTATTAAGCCTAGGTGGCTTCATTACCATGATATTCATTTTCGGAACAGCTTTCGCGCTGGCCTATTTTGTACGTAAACTCTGGATTTAA
- the nrfD gene encoding NrfD/PsrC family molybdoenzyme membrane anchor subunit — protein MNEDLIVSGRMNPLIDPHLGVWEWQIPSYLFLGGLAAGILFFAGLFTVWNKEEQYPTAVRKAPILVPFILALGLLFLFLDLKHKLYFWRLYTTIKLESPMSWGAWTLMAITPLSIIWAALNIREFFPNWDWKFDWVKQLESWFRKYKKEMAWAMMTLALILGVYTGILFSAFNARPLWNTSILGPLFLISGLSTGAASIVLLSKVKTERHMFAKIDLGLIAIELFLIIHMFMGFNAGTQTKINAADLFMGGDFTASFWVLVVGMGLVVPAVLEVLEMRDKKVPYRAAPVLVLVGGLILRFILAHAGQMSHWVMN, from the coding sequence ATGAACGAAGATCTCATTGTCAGTGGACGGATGAATCCGCTAATCGATCCGCATCTTGGTGTTTGGGAATGGCAAATTCCCAGTTACCTTTTTCTGGGTGGTTTGGCTGCCGGCATTTTATTCTTCGCCGGTCTGTTCACTGTGTGGAATAAAGAGGAGCAATATCCGACTGCCGTCAGAAAAGCGCCCATTTTGGTTCCGTTTATTTTGGCGTTAGGACTGTTATTTCTGTTCCTCGACCTGAAACACAAACTCTATTTCTGGAGATTGTATACAACCATCAAACTGGAATCACCCATGAGCTGGGGAGCCTGGACACTGATGGCCATCACTCCGCTGTCGATTATCTGGGCAGCACTGAATATCCGGGAATTTTTCCCCAACTGGGACTGGAAATTCGACTGGGTTAAGCAGTTGGAAAGCTGGTTCAGGAAATACAAAAAAGAAATGGCCTGGGCTATGATGACTCTCGCGTTAATACTGGGAGTTTATACTGGTATTCTGTTCTCCGCTTTCAATGCCCGCCCATTGTGGAATACCTCCATCCTGGGGCCGTTGTTCCTTATTTCCGGGTTATCAACAGGAGCAGCTTCAATCGTTCTGCTTTCGAAAGTGAAAACAGAAAGGCACATGTTCGCCAAAATTGATTTGGGACTGATTGCGATTGAGCTGTTTTTGATCATTCATATGTTCATGGGCTTCAATGCTGGTACACAAACCAAAATCAATGCCGCCGATCTCTTTATGGGAGGTGATTTCACCGCTTCATTCTGGGTGCTGGTGGTCGGAATGGGACTTGTTGTGCCTGCGGTGCTGGAAGTACTGGAAATGCGCGATAAGAAAGTTCCCTACCGGGCAGCTCCGGTGCTGGTATTGGTTGGTGGCCTCATTCTGCGTTTTATTCTGGCGCATGCCGGACAGATGAGCCATTGGGTAATGAATTAA
- a CDS encoding molybdenum cofactor guanylyltransferase — translation MNQEKALDLGGIVLSGGKSMRMGQDKGFVLFDGKPLVQYAIDLLGKFTSDIIISANHEEYRKLGYPVVEDEFTDCGPAAGLYSSLKASSHDWNLILSCDVPLVNEEALTLLLDQRRGKGAVPVHEGKLEPLVALYHRDLYKVFEKSIINGNFQLRGIIKQAEIHLVSFDDLMAQNPSLFDNFNTPGDLKR, via the coding sequence ATGAATCAGGAAAAAGCATTGGATTTGGGCGGAATTGTTCTCTCCGGAGGGAAAAGTATGCGAATGGGGCAGGACAAAGGTTTTGTTCTGTTCGATGGCAAGCCGCTGGTTCAATACGCAATTGATTTGCTGGGAAAGTTTACTTCCGATATCATTATCAGTGCGAATCATGAGGAATACCGGAAGCTAGGCTACCCGGTTGTGGAAGACGAATTTACAGATTGTGGTCCGGCGGCAGGTTTGTATTCTTCTCTGAAAGCTTCGTCCCATGATTGGAACCTGATTTTGAGCTGCGATGTTCCGTTGGTCAACGAAGAGGCCTTAACTCTGTTGCTGGATCAACGGAGAGGGAAAGGTGCTGTACCGGTTCATGAGGGAAAACTGGAACCTCTCGTAGCCCTTTATCATCGCGACCTATATAAGGTTTTTGAAAAGAGCATCATAAATGGGAATTTTCAGCTTCGAGGTATCATAAAACAGGCTGAAATACACCTCGTTTCTTTCGACGATTTAATGGCTCAAAATCCATCTCTGTTCGATAATTTCAATACTCCCGGCGATTTGAAAAGATAG
- a CDS encoding GTP 3',8-cyclase MoaA — MFDRYNREITYLRISVTDRCNLRCRYCMPEEGVESMRHEDVLSSEEIAEFVRRGAAQGITKVRLTGGEPLVRKGIVGLVHMLAQIDGIEEVAMTTNGILLEQFAPKLKEAGLSRVNISLDTTDPEKYSYITRGGDIDAVFRGIDAALKYGLTPVKINCVIRHSEDEEDAQLVTEFAKTKGLKVQYIHQMDLETGSFSKVKNGEGGNCRSCNRIRLMANGCVKPCLFNPKGFNVRQYGFDEALQLAVEQKPKSGSRNQTGAFYKIGG, encoded by the coding sequence ATGTTCGACCGTTATAACCGCGAAATAACGTATCTGCGCATTTCGGTCACTGACCGGTGTAACCTGCGATGCCGCTACTGCATGCCCGAAGAAGGTGTGGAGTCGATGCGACATGAGGATGTGCTCTCTTCCGAGGAAATTGCTGAATTCGTTAGAAGAGGAGCAGCACAGGGAATTACGAAAGTGCGTCTGACAGGTGGTGAGCCGTTGGTTCGCAAGGGAATTGTTGGCCTGGTGCATATGCTGGCACAGATTGACGGCATTGAAGAGGTGGCAATGACCACCAACGGAATTCTGCTGGAACAATTTGCTCCGAAGCTGAAAGAGGCCGGATTGAGCCGGGTGAACATCAGTCTTGATACGACCGATCCGGAAAAATACAGTTACATCACACGAGGCGGAGATATCGATGCGGTTTTTCGCGGTATAGATGCGGCTCTGAAATATGGATTGACACCGGTGAAAATCAACTGTGTGATTCGTCATTCTGAAGATGAAGAGGATGCACAATTGGTCACCGAATTTGCCAAAACGAAAGGACTGAAAGTGCAATACATCCATCAGATGGATTTGGAAACCGGAAGTTTTTCGAAGGTAAAAAACGGAGAAGGTGGGAACTGTCGCTCGTGTAATCGGATCCGATTGATGGCCAACGGCTGTGTAAAACCTTGTTTATTCAATCCGAAAGGATTCAATGTGCGGCAATACGGATTTGACGAGGCTTTGCAACTGGCGGTAGAGCAGAAACCCAAATCCGGAAGCAGGAACCAAACAGGTGCATTTTACAAAATTGGAGGTTAG
- a CDS encoding molybdopterin-dependent oxidoreductase yields MVKSRRDFIKISALSSAGLFVGNQVVKAAASVADSEKQNSDYKLPSDLKRTPTYCEVCFWKCAGWVHKDEDGQIKKITGNDLDPNSNGRFCPRGTGGVGMYYDEDRLKYPLIRTEERGKQTFRRASWDEAFQYIADKMAKIKEEHGPEATALFTHGSGGKYFTNLLKGFGSANIAAPSYAQCRGPREVGFIATFGQGINSPENTDIRDTRCMVLIGSHIGENMHNGHVQEMSDAIDKGATIITVDPRFSTAASKSKYWLPIKPATDIALLLAWIHVIINEDLYDKKYIEQYAYGFDQLKAHVQNMTPEWAYGITTIKPDVIRKTAREMAKAAPATIVHPGRHVTWYGDDTQRLRAVAILNALLGSWGRRGGFYMPDKKSVPHAKLPPFPKPEFTWRDAMDGKYQLADLALANGMCDATIPTSAMSRSIKGWIVNGTNLIETLPNRKRTLEAIQNLDLMVVVDTMPMEITGWADVVLPECTYLERYDSIRDSQHREPTIALRMPAAKPKYESRSAWWMAKNLSRYMGLEQYFPFDTLEEELDHELKQMGTSLAEMQQVGVKKWKRAYDDIYFKDGEAVEFFTNTGKVELYSTSLAEGGFDPMPTYTAHPEPPQGYYRLIYGRAPMHTFTRTANNPNLTDLMSENAVWVNPKVAGEWGLKNGQEVYLQNQDSVVSSFPVKVRVTERIRWDSVYIVHGFGHANRKLSRAFGRGASDAELITNVMVDPIMGGTGMRGNFVTFRFTKGEEA; encoded by the coding sequence ATGGTTAAGAGCAGAAGGGATTTTATCAAAATCTCCGCGTTAAGTTCTGCTGGATTGTTTGTCGGTAATCAGGTAGTTAAAGCTGCCGCATCGGTTGCCGACTCCGAAAAGCAGAATAGCGATTATAAGCTGCCCTCTGATTTAAAACGTACTCCCACGTATTGCGAAGTTTGTTTTTGGAAATGCGCGGGTTGGGTTCATAAAGATGAGGACGGTCAGATAAAGAAAATTACCGGTAACGATCTGGACCCGAACAGCAATGGACGATTTTGTCCGCGTGGTACCGGAGGAGTCGGCATGTATTACGACGAGGATCGGTTGAAGTACCCCCTTATCAGAACCGAAGAGCGGGGTAAGCAAACCTTCCGTCGTGCCTCATGGGACGAAGCCTTTCAGTACATCGCTGACAAGATGGCCAAAATTAAAGAGGAGCATGGCCCCGAAGCCACAGCACTGTTTACCCACGGTTCAGGAGGTAAGTATTTCACCAATTTGCTAAAAGGATTTGGTTCGGCCAATATAGCTGCACCATCCTATGCTCAGTGTCGTGGTCCGCGCGAAGTAGGCTTTATCGCCACTTTTGGTCAGGGAATCAACTCTCCCGAGAATACCGACATCCGCGATACCCGTTGCATGGTGCTGATTGGTTCGCACATCGGTGAAAATATGCACAACGGCCATGTGCAGGAAATGTCGGATGCCATCGACAAAGGCGCTACCATAATTACGGTAGATCCTCGTTTCTCAACGGCTGCCAGTAAGTCTAAATATTGGTTGCCTATTAAGCCGGCAACTGACATTGCTTTGCTTTTGGCGTGGATTCATGTAATTATAAACGAAGATCTTTACGACAAAAAATATATTGAGCAGTATGCCTATGGTTTCGACCAGCTGAAGGCGCATGTTCAGAATATGACTCCGGAATGGGCGTATGGAATTACCACCATTAAGCCTGACGTTATTCGGAAAACGGCTCGCGAAATGGCGAAAGCAGCTCCGGCTACGATCGTTCATCCCGGTAGGCATGTGACCTGGTATGGTGACGATACGCAACGCTTGCGTGCAGTTGCTATTCTGAATGCACTGCTTGGTTCCTGGGGACGTCGTGGCGGATTCTACATGCCTGACAAGAAAAGCGTTCCGCATGCTAAACTTCCTCCGTTCCCAAAACCGGAGTTTACCTGGCGTGACGCCATGGACGGCAAATATCAGCTGGCTGACCTGGCTTTAGCCAACGGAATGTGTGATGCGACCATCCCAACTTCGGCTATGAGCCGTTCCATTAAAGGATGGATTGTCAATGGAACCAACCTGATTGAAACCCTTCCCAACCGGAAGAGAACGCTGGAAGCCATCCAGAACCTGGATCTGATGGTGGTAGTTGACACCATGCCGATGGAAATTACCGGCTGGGCAGATGTGGTCCTTCCGGAATGTACCTATCTCGAACGGTACGATTCCATTCGTGATTCGCAGCACCGCGAGCCAACGATTGCCTTGCGTATGCCAGCTGCCAAACCGAAATACGAAAGTCGCAGTGCCTGGTGGATGGCCAAAAATCTGAGCCGCTATATGGGGCTGGAACAGTACTTCCCGTTCGATACGCTGGAAGAAGAATTGGATCATGAGTTGAAGCAGATGGGCACTTCCCTCGCCGAAATGCAACAGGTCGGTGTGAAAAAATGGAAGCGTGCTTACGATGATATCTATTTCAAGGATGGTGAAGCAGTTGAATTCTTTACCAATACCGGAAAAGTCGAACTGTATTCAACTTCATTGGCTGAAGGAGGTTTCGATCCGATGCCGACTTACACAGCACATCCCGAGCCACCGCAGGGCTATTACCGCCTGATTTACGGACGGGCTCCGATGCACACCTTCACGCGTACAGCGAATAATCCGAACCTGACTGACCTCATGTCGGAAAACGCCGTTTGGGTAAACCCGAAAGTGGCCGGCGAATGGGGTCTGAAGAATGGTCAGGAAGTGTATCTGCAAAATCAGGACAGCGTAGTTTCCAGTTTTCCTGTGAAAGTCAGGGTGACTGAACGCATTCGCTGGGATTCGGTTTACATCGTTCACGGTTTTGGACATGCCAATAGGAAATTGTCCAGAGCTTTTGGTCGTGGTGCCAGCGATGCCGAATTGATTACCAACGTAATGGTTGACCCGATTATGGGGGGAACCGGAATGCGTGGAAACTTTGTAACCTTTAGATTTACGAAAGGAGAGGAGGCCTGA